CCCGTAGCCACCCTGGAAGCCGTGCCCCACACCGAAATGGTCCAGTATCTGCTAGCCAGCGATTCGCGCATCACGCTTTCCGACCTGGCCGAGCTGCCGACCGCCCCCGACCGCACCCTCACCGACAGCTTCCTGCAGGCCTCGCCCGATGAGCTGCAGGACGCCCTGGATGGCCAGCCCGTCGACGACACGTATTTGTAACCCTTATTTTGCCGCTCCTTTTGCACTTCTCTCCCATGAAATATCTTCTTCGCGGCGCAATGGCCGTGTTTCTGCTGGTCGGCCTGCACGCTTCGAGCCTGGCGCAGGGAGGCCGTCACCAGGGCTCAGGTGGGCGACTCAGCCAGCTGGAAAACGCCAAGATTGCCTACCTGACCGACAAGATTTCTCTGACCCAGGACCAGGCCCAGCGCTTCTGGCCTATCTACAACGAGTTTTCGGATAAGCGCCGCGACGTGGCCCGCCGCATGCGGCAGCTGCGCACCGAAAACCCCGACGGCCTCTCTGACCAGCAAATCAAGGACAATCTAACCCAGGCCCTGGCTCTGCGCCAGACCGAGGTAAACCTGGAAAAGGAGTACTTCGACAAGTTTCAGAAAGTGCTGACCATCCGTCAGGTAGGCAAGCTTTTCCTTGCCGAGCGCGACTTCACCAAGGAGGTCCTTAAGCGCGTGGCCGACCGGCGTGGGGGCCCGGCGCCCGGCGCGGGCCAGTACGCCGGGCCACCCGAGGATAAGTAGTTTTCTCGCACCCTTTATTGCATCAAACAGGCTGCTTCGGTAGCCTGTTTTGGTTTCTGGCTGTTCTGTAGCTGCTACTGTGGCGCGGCTTTCATCCGGCGTCTAGCCCGCGCCCTGCGTATCTTTGCCGCTCGAAATTGACATTCCGCTTACCATGCTTACTCCGCGCCAGCTGTTTTTGCGCCACCAGGCCCAGACGTCCGACTTTCCGCTTCTGCTCGAAATTGAGCGGGCTGAGGGCGTGTATATGTACGATACCACCGGCCGCCGCATTCTGGACTTAATTTCGGGTATTGGGGTAAGCAACGTGGGCCACCGCCACCCGCGCGTAATTCAGGCCATTCAAAACCAGCTCGATAAGTACCTGCACCTGATGGTCTACGGTGAGCTGGTGCAAGCCCCACCGGCCGAGCTGGCCTACGCCCTGCACCAAACCCTGCCCGAGCACCTCGACAGCGTCTACTTCACCAACTCCGGGGCCGAAGCCATTGAGGGGGCCCTGAAGCTGGCCAAGCGCTACACCGGCCGCACCGAGCTGATTTCCTGCCACAACGCCTACCACGGCTCCACCCACGGCGCTTTGTCTATTACCGGTTCCGAGGGTTTCAAGAACAGCTACCGCCCCCTACTGCCCGACGTACGTCACATCCATTTCAACGAGCTGGCCGACCTGGAAATGATTACTGAGCGCACCGCCGCCGTAGTCGTCGAAACGGTGCAGGGCGAGGCCGGGGTACGTGTGCCCGCGCCAGGGTACCTGCCCGCGCTGCGCCGGCGTTGCCAGCAGGTCGGGGCCCTGCTCATTCTCGACGAGATTCAGTGCGGCTTCGGGCGCACCGGCTCGTTCTGGGCCTTCGAGCAGTTCGGCGTAGAGCCCGATATTCTGGTGTGCGCCAAGGGCATGGGCGGCGGCATGCCCATCGGGGCCTTTATTTCGTCCCAGCCGATTATGGCCGGCTTTAAGACCAACCCGATTCTGGGCCACTGCACCACCTTTGGCGGCCACCCGGTGTCGTGCGCGGCTTCCCTGGCCACGCTGCGGGTTATTCAGGAAGAAAACCTGCTGGCGGACGTGCACGAAAAAGCCGCCCGGTTTCGGCGGCTTCTGCAGCACCCGGCCATTCGGCAGGTGCGCGGCCACGGCCTACTAATGGCCGTAGAATTCGACTCCTTCGCGGTGCTCAAACCCATCATCGACCATGCCCTGGAGCACGAAGGCATCCTGACCGATTGGTTTCTGTTCTGCGACAATTCCCTGCGCATCGCCCCGCCCCTGACTATTACAGTCGACGAAATAGAAGAAGGCTGCGCGGCTTTGCTGCGCGCTATTGCCAGTTGTTGTTAATTGGTTGTCGTCCGTTGTTAGAGCAGACGGCAGCACGAACTAACAACTAAATTCCTACAGCCCGCTGCCTTTGGGATGGGTACCGTTGTAGTTGAGGAAGGATTCCGACTCGGTTTTGATTTGCTCCCGGGGCAGACCGTCCTTCACTCCGATGGAAATTTTGCGCACCAGCACGCCCACAATGGCTTTGCGGAAGCCCAGCTTTTCGGCCATCCCGATACAGAAGTCCATTTCGTGGTCGTCCACGATGCCGTCGGCCAGCATCATGTCCACCAGGTCGAAAATCTGGTCAAACCGCTCTGAGTCGTTGTCGGGCAGCACCAGGTTCACCGAGCCCGAATTGGCCACGATGGAACGTACATCATCGGCCCGCATGCCGTTCTTTTTGCCCACCGCCACGATGAAGTTCATTTCCCGCTCATCAATGTGGCCGTCGGCTTTGGCCAGCGCCGCCAGGTTCATGAGGTGACTCTTCACTTTCTTGGTTTGCTCGTTTTCAAAAAAACCAAACATATACGGCGTTGCTTAAGGAACGGTGAAGGAAATGAACGGGGCCGGCAAGGCTGCCCAAATGCAGCAGCAGGGCGGTTAAGATACTCGTCAGGGGGCTTTGTTGCAATACGCAGCAACAAAAAAAACAGCCGGCCCCCGGCCATAATCTGCGCTGTTTTTTTGCCTTTCCTCCCGCCAAAGGCTTTGTTTTCAATTTGGATTTATCACCTTTGCCCCGCCCGCACTGGGCAGTTCCGATTACCTGAATTATGATGAAACGTATTGCAGTTTTCACCAGCGGCGGCGACTCGCCGGGTATGAACGCCTGCATCCGGGCCGTGGTGCGCACGGCCGTGTACCACGGCATTGAGGTGTATGGCATCATGCGCGGCTACAGCGGCATGATTAAAGGCGAATTTGTCAAGCTGGACTCGGCCTCCGTAGCCAACACCGTGCAGAAGGGCGGCACCATTCTCAAGTCGGCCCGCAGCCAGAAATTCCAAACTAAGGAAGGCCGGCAGCAGGCCTTCGACCAGCTGGTCAACAACGGCATCGACGGCCTGGTCGCCATCGGCGGCAACGGCACGTTTACCGGCGCCACCATCTTCGAGCAGGAGTTCGGTATCCCGACCGTGGGCGCCCCCGGCACCATCGACAATGACCTCTACGGCACCGACTACACCATCGGTTACGACACGGCCGTGAACACGGCGCTGGAGGCCATTGATAAAATCCGCGACACGGCCGACTCACACGACCGCTGCTTTTTTATCGAAGTAATGGGCCGCGACTCGGGCTACATCGCCATTCCCTGCGCCATTGGGGGCGGGGCCGAAATCGTGATGATTCCGGAAACTCAGATGTCGACCGAGGCAGTAATTGACACGCTAAAGGCGGGCTGGAAACGCTCCAAAACCTCGTTTATCGTCGTGGTAGCCGAGGGCGACGAGGAAGGCAACTCCCACGCCGTGGCCAAGCAGGTCAAAGAAGCTATTCCCGAACTCGACACCCGCGTGACCATCATCGGGCACGTGCAGCGCGGGGGCTCCCCCACCGCCGCCGACCGCCTGCTGGGCTCCCAGATTGGCATTGCCGCCGTGGAAGGCCTCATGAACGGCATGCGCAACGTCATGGCCGGCATCGTGGACCGCAAGCTGGTTTACACCCCTTTCTCCGACACGATTCACAAGAAAAAACTCATCAACCAGACCTTCATGCGCATGGTCGAGATTCTCTCGGTGTAAGCGGTGAGATGGTGAAGTGGTGAAATAGTGAGTTGACACTCAATAACGCCTGTCATTGCGAGGAGGCAAGACGAAGCCATCCATCCTCTGCGCAGCACGACCCAACCTTTTACCAGGAAGCCCTTTCCCGCACGAGCAGGAAAGGGCTTTCTGCTTTAGAAAACTCAGCACATTTCAGCGAACGGATGACTTCAGCCGGAGGCTACCCAAGGCCCCGTTTTTAACTCGCTCATTCACTCATCCACTCATTCACAGTTTCACCGCCTCCGGGTGCACCCATTGATATTCCGCGTCGCGGCGGAGCCAGGTGAGTTGGCGTTTGGCGTAATGGCGGGTGTTGCGCTTGAGCAGGCGAACGGCTTCGGGCCAGTCGTAGAGGCCGTCGAGGTAGCCAAAGATTTCCTGGTAGCCCACGGTTTGCAGGGCGTTGTGGTGGCGGTATGGCAGCAGCCCAGTGGCCTCGGCCAGCAGGCCCGCTTCCAGCATCTGGTCTACCCGCAGGTCGATGCGCTGGTAGAGTTCTTCCCGGTCCCGGTTGAGGGCAATTTTCACGGTTTGAAAGGGTCGCTCTTTGGCTACTTTCGGGGTGTGGAAGCTGGAAAACGGCTGCCCGGTGCTGCGCGTCACTTCCAGGGCCCGCACCACGCGCTGGTGGTTTTGCCGGTCGATGCGAGCGTAAGTGACCGGGTCGAGGCGCTCCAGCTCGGCCACCAGCGGGGCCAGGCCGTGCTCGGCCAGCTCCTGCTGCAGGGCGGCACGCACCGTGAGGTCGGCCAGGGGCATTTCGTCCAGGCCTTCCGTTACGGCCTGCAGGTAAAGGCCCGAGCCGCCGGTCAGAATTACCACGCGGTGTTTCTCAAACAGCTTGTCGAGCAGGGCCAGGCAGTCGGCTTCGAAACGGCCGGCGTTGTAGTCTTCAGTAATGCTGTGCGAGTTGATGAAGTGGTGGGTGACGCCCTGCATTTCGGCCGGCGTAGGCTTGGCCGTGCCAATGCTCAGCTCCCGGAAAAACTGGCGCGAGTCGGCCGAAATAATGTCGGTTTGATAGTATTGGGCCAGCTGTACGCACAGGGCCGTTTTGCCCACGGCCGTGGGGCCCGAAATAACCAGCAAAGTAGGATGTTGCGGCGCCGGGCCGGGAAGCAGATTCATGCGGAAACAGAAACAGGTTGGGAAGCCCACAGGGCTTGGTAGAGAGCTACGAGGTGCTGCTCCTCGCGCTGCCAGTTAAACTCCTGCCGGGCCCGGCGGCAGTTCAGGGCCAGTTCGTAGTAGCGGGCCGGGTTCTGGTGCAACAAGCCGTTCAGCGCCGCCGCAATGGAAGCCGGAGTCAGCTCTACCACTTCGGCCACTTCATATTGCTCGTTGAGGTGGCGGTACTCGGGAAAGTCCACGATGAGCTGCGGAATCCCGGCGTGCAGGTAGTCGAAAAACTTGTTGGCCAGGGAGTAGTAGTAGCTCAGGCCCTGGTTTTCGAGCAGCATAATACCCACCGTAGCCTGACTGGTAATTTCGCGCAGCTCGGCCGGCAACACGAAGCCGCGGAAGTCAACCTTCCCCGAATCGAGCAGGCCCAGGGCGGCGGCCCGCTCCCGCAGCGCCTGCGACAAGTCGCCTTCCCCGCAAATGACCAGCCGGCCCGGCACCTGGGGCATGGCGTCGAGCAGGGCTTCCAGGCCGCGCCCGGCGTTCAGCGCGCCCTGGTAGAGTATGTAGCCGCCAGCGGGCGCCGTGGTGGGCGCGGGCGGCAGCTCAGCCGGCGTGAGGCGGCTAATATTGCGCACTACCTTGAAAGGCTTGGCGTAGCGCTGCTCAAACACCTGGGCCAAAGCTGGGCCCACGGTGTAGGCCAACGTGGCGCGGGGCACAATAAAGCGCTCCACGGCCCGCCACAGGCGCTGCACGGCCGGCCGGGCTACCACTTCAGGCACTTCCGTAAACAGCTCGTGGGCATCGTAGATGAAGGGCTGGCCGCCAAACCGGGCCCGCAGCCACACCGGCAAAGCGGTGTCCAGGTCGATGGCGCACCAGGCCGCGGCTCGCTGCCCGAACAGGTAGAGCAGTAGGCGCAGGTTAAATTCGAGGTAAAACAGTTTGCCTTTATTCTGCCAGCAACGTAATCGGTGTTGCCGGTAGGGCTGCGGCGTCAAGGGGCGGGAAGTGGGCCACTCCCTTCCCACCAGCAGCACGTCGTAGCCGTGCCGGGCCAGGCTGCCGCAAATTCGCTGCATGCGCTGGTCGTAATTTAAATCGGTGGTAACGGTGAAGATAAGGGTGCGCATACGGGGAAGCAGCGGCGGGAAGCGCGCAGGAATCTGCCGCGGAAACGCGCTATCTGGGATATTTTTGACAAATTTAAGGAGTTAAAACTCGCGTACTGGTCAAAAGGGGCAGACCATGCTTCCCCGCCGACCGCCTACTCTACCCGATGTCGACTAATCCTGTACCACCGGCTGACGCTGCAGCACCGGGAACCGTAGCGGCCCCAGCCGCCGACTTCTACCGCGCCCTGTTCGAGGAAGCCTACGACGCCATCCTGCTCTACGACGAGCAGGGCGGGCTGGTCGATTGTAACCAAACCGCTCTGCGCCTGCTAGGCACTACCCGCGCCGAGCTGCTGGCGACCGGCCTGATGGCCTTCGCCGCCCCGCAGCCGACCGCTGGCTCCTGGTCCTCGAAAGAGGCGCTACGCACGGCGGTGCAGGATGCAGCCCGCACCGGCTCCCGCTGCGCCACGCGCTGGACGGGGCGCCGGGCCGATGGCACGTATGTAGAGGCCACGGCCACCCTGCACCGTGTGGCCACTCCCGACGGCGAAGCGCGGGTGCAGCTGACCCTGCGCGACGGGGTGGAAACGCGGCTCCCGAACGACACCATGCCCCGGCAGCAGGCCCTGGATTTGTCGCAGGCCCACCTGCGGGATTTGCTCAGTCGCACCAATCTGAGCTACGTGCGGGCCGACCGGCACGGTACTATCGAGGACGTCAACGACTTTTTTCTGCACTACACCGAGTACACCCGCGAGGAAGTGCTGGGGCGCAATTTTCATGATACCTTCTCTTTGCCGGTCGAGCGCGAAAAGCTGCGCCAGGCGTACTTAGCCTGCATCGAAACCGAGAAGCTGCAGGATTTCTACGAGCGCGCCATTGTGACCAAATCCGGGCAGACGCGCATGGTGTACTGGCACGCCGAGTTTTGCCACGATCTGGAGGGCCAGGTTACCGGCATGTTTGTGGTGGGCCGCGACTACACCGACCGTCACGTGGCGGCCCGGGCCCTGACCGACAACCGCCACCGCCTACAGGACTTTCTGGACAATGCCCACGACCTGATTCAGAACCTGAGCATCGACAACCGCTTTCTGTTCGTGAACAAGGCCTGGAAGGAAAAACTGGGCTTCAGCGACGAAGACTTGGCCCAGATGACCCTTGGCGACGTGGTGCACCCCTACTACAAGGCTAAGCTGCTCTACCAGCTGCGCAACCTGTATAAGGGTGAGAAAGTCAACAAGCTCGAAACCGTTTTCCTGACCAAAACCGGCAAGCCGATTCACCTCATTGGCTCGATTTCGTGTTCCTGGCAGGACGATGAGCCGGTAAGCACCCGCGCCATCCTGCACGACATTACCGACCGCATCAAGGCCGAGCGCCTGCAGAAGGTATACTACAGCATTGCCAACCTGGCCATCAGCTCCAAGGACTTACAGTCGCTCTACGGGGCTATTCACCGGGAGCTGAGCAAGATTATCGAAACCAATAACTTCTACATTGCCCTCTGCGACGACGCACGCACCCAGCTGCAGTTCAGCTACTTCGTCGACCAGAACATTCAGGGCGAGCAGGGGCTGGTGTCGCGGCCGTTTTCGTCGGGGGTGTCGGAGTACATCATCCGCACCGGGCGGCCGATGTTCATGCTCAAGTCGGAGCTGCAGGAGCTCATTGCCAACGGCACCATTACGGCCTTCGGGCTGATGCCGGAAGTCATGCTGTGCTCGCCGCTGAGCATTGGGGAGCGGATTATCGGCGTCATTGCCGTGCAGGACTACCACAAGGCCGATGCCTACGCCGCAGCCGATATTGAGATTCTGCACTTCATTTCCAACCAAGTGGCGCTGGCCATTGAGCGCAAGCGCAATGAGGTCCAGATCAACAAGCAAAACGCCCGCCTAAACGCCATTTTCGAGAGCGGCTCCCACCTGATGTGGTCCGTGGACATGCACTCCCGCCTCACGTCATTCAACCGCAACTACTCGGCCTATTTCCTGCGCCGCAACGGGGTGTATCCGTCGCTGAACGTGAACCTCTGGCAGGCCGACCTGGGCATGATGGAGGAAGACGCCCGCGAAGCATTTATCGAGAACTACCGCCGGGCGTTTCAGGGCCAGCCCCAGCGCTTCGAGGTGCGCCTGCGCGACTCCCGCGGCCAGGATACCTGGCGGGAAATCTACCTCAACCCGATTTACCTCGACGACGGCACGTTCGAGGAAATTTCGGGCATGGCCCACGACATCACCGAGAAAAAACGCTCTCAGCTGGAGCTGGCGGCCCAGGAAGAGAAGTTCCGGGCCATCTTCGAGTCGTTCCAGGACGTGTACTACCGCACCGATGGTGAGGGCGTGCTCACGCTGGTCAGCCCCTCGGTACACGACATGCTGGGCTACCAACCCGAGGAAGTTATTGGGACGCCCATCCTGGACTATTACGTGCGGCCCGAGCAGCGCGACGAGCTGCTAAATAACATTCTGCACTACGGCGAGGCGCGCAACATCGAAATCGACATGCGCCACAAGGACGGGCACGCGGTGAGCGTGCTGGTAAATGCACGGCGGGTGAGCGACGGACCGGCCGGCACCGAAGGCATTGGGCGCGACATCACCGAGTTCAAGCAGATGCAGGACGATCTGCGCCTGGCCAAGGAGGAGGCCGAAACCGCTCTGGAAGCTAAAACGCAGTTCCTGGCCAACATGAGCCACGAGCTACGTACGCCCATGAACGGCATTATCGGCATGATTGACCTGCTGCACCAAACTGTGGCCTCGGAAGAGCAGGAAGAGTACGTGGACACGCTGCGCAAGTCGAGCGACGCGCTGCTGACCATTCTGAACGACATTCTGGACCTGTCCAAGATTCAGGCCGGCAAGCTGCAGCTCAACGAGTCGGGCATCGACCTGCACTACACCTTGGACAAGATTCACTCCTTGTTTGCCAACCGCGCCAACCAGAAAAAGCTCAAGTTCACCTACTTCATCACGCCCCACACCCCGCGCTTCATTATCACCGACGAAACTCGGGTGTTGCAGATTCTCTCGAACCTGACCTCCAACGCCATCAAGTTTACGTCGGCGGGCACGGTCAGCATCATCGTCTCGTCGGTGTCGACCGACGGCGTGGAGCATACCCTGCGCTTTGCCGTGCAGGACTCTGGCATCGGCATCTCGCCGGCCAACGCCAAGCTGCTCTTTACCAACTTCACCCAGCTCGACACCACGCCCACCAAGGCCTTTGGTGGTACGGGCCTGGGTCTGGCCATCAGCAAGCAGCTGGCCGAGCTGCTGGGCGGCGAAATCGGGATGATTTCCAACACCGACGACGGCTCGACCTTCTGGTTTACGATGCGCTGCCGAGTGGCCTACAACGAAGAGGAAATCGTGCAGGAACGCGTAGCCTCGCGCGACCGGAGCCACGAAATCCTGCGCCTGGAAACGGCCCCGCGGGTGCTACTCGTCGACGACAACCCCATCAACCAGAAAGTGGCCGTGCGCCTGCTCGACAAGCTGGGCTGCCAGATCGACGTGGCCAACGACGGGTTTGAGGCCATCAGCAAGGCCACCGCGCCCACGGGTGAGTACGAGCTGATTTTTATGGACATCCAGATGCCCGAAATGGACGGCATTACGGCCATGAACGAAATCCGGCAGCGCCTGGGCCGGCAGTGCCCACCCATCGTGGCCATGACGGCCTACTCGATGAAGGAGGACGCCGAGCGGTTTGTGCAGCAGGGCATGGACGACTACATCTCCAAGCCGGTGAAGTCGCAGGACCTCTACGCCGTGCTGCTGCGCTGGACCGGGGCGGCCGAGCGCATGGCGGCCCTGCACCTCTCCGGCGCCCCCGAAACGCCGCCCGCCGTGACCGAGCCCGAAGTCTCCTACGGCGCCCCTGATCCGGAGCCGGCCCAAACAGCCGAAACCACCTTCATTGACCCCGAAGTGGTGGAACAGCTGCGGCAGCTGGGCGGGGCCGAATTTGCCGCCCAGCTCTACAGCGACTTTGAGCAGGAAGCCGGGCAGCTGCTGATCGAAGCCCAGGAATTAGTAGCCCAGAAGCAGTATGAGCAGATTCTGCCGCATTTGCACCAATTAAAGGGCACAGGCTTCACTTTGGGCATCAATGAGCTGGCCGAATGCGTGAAAAGCTTGGAACATGACCTAAAAAAGGGCCAACTTGACCACGTAGAACGAGATTTTAACACTATCATGCGGCACTTCACGGCCTTCACGCATTCGTACCAGGCTGTTACCCAGGGCTCGTAATTCCCGTAGTACTTCTTACTGACCTTTCTTCCCCCCTACCGAATCCAAACTTTCTTTCCCATGGCTGATTCCAAAACCATCCTGATAGCAGAGGATAGCTCTGTTATTTTGAACCTGACCAAAAAAATTCTGGAGCTCCAGAAATACCAAATCGTATCGGCCAAAAACGGCGGGGAAGTCATCAAGCAAGTGGAGGCCCAGCCCATCGACTGCGTGCTGATGGACATCAACATCCCGGTAAAGGACGGCATGGAGTGCACCCGCGAAATCCGCCGCAACGCTGACCCGCGCATCGCCCAGATTCCGATTATTGCCATCACCGGCAACGCCAACAACTACTCCATGGAGCAGTTCCGCGAAGCCGGCGTTACCGACTACCTGCCCAAACCTCTGGACTTCGACGCCCTGGTGCGCGTGGTAAAGCAGTACGTTGGCTAGAGTAGAAATTCTGAAGGATGAATGTTGACGTATGAATTGAAACCCTACTAGCTTTCGTTGAACGGCCAATTCATACGTCAACATTCATTATTCAACCTTATACCAAAGTGCAAGTTACTTTTCTCGGTACGGGAACGTCGCAGGGAGTGCCTATGATTGGGTGCCACTGCCCAGTGTGTACTTCCGTGGACTACCGCGACAAGCGCCTGCGCGTGTCGGTACACGTGCAAACCCAGGGCAAAAGCCTGATTATCGACTCGGGACCGGACTTCCGCCAGCAAGTGCTACGGGCCCGCATCGACCATCTGGATGCGTTGATGTTTACCCACGAGCATAAGGACCACACGGCCGGCATGGACGACATCCGGGCCTATAACTTCAAGCAGCAGCAGGACATGCCCGTGTACGCCGAGCCCCGGGTACTGGAGCAGCTCAAGCGCGAATACGAATACATTTTTGCCGAACACAAGTACCCAGGCGTGCCCAAGGTGCAGACCATGCCGATTCTGAGCGACACAGAAAGCTTTGTGGTGGAAGGCGTGGAAGTGCACCCCATCCGGGCCATGCACTACAAGCTGCCCGTGCTGGGCTACCGTATCGGCAATTTTACCTACATCACTGACGCCAACTACCTGTCGGAAGAGTCGCTGGAGCGGGTACGGGGCTCGGAAATCATCGTGCTGAATGCTCTGCGCCACGAGCAGCACATTTCCCACTTTTCCCTGTCCGAAGCCGTGGGTATTCTAACGGATTTGGCCCCGCGTGTGGGCTACCTCACCCACATCGGGCACCAATTGGGCAAGCACCGCGAAGTGGAAGCTACCCTACCCGATTTTATCCGCTTGGCTTACGACGGGCTGCAGGTGGAGCTGTAGTATCCAGGAGCATAGCCAAATTTCACAGAAAACTGAGCCCAAACAGCGCCGGAGGCGGAGTTATAGGCTCAGTTTTGGTTTTGGCTCCTGCTTCACCCTGATGGCTTTGAGCTACTGGTTTCGACGCTATTGGGTGACTTTTGTCACGTTAAACCACAGCGCCCAATCCTCTTTAGCAGGCATCTTGCCTTTGTCCGGCTGTTTGTCAACCTCCCACACGGTGTAGGTAAGCAGGTAGCGGCAGCCGTTGGCCCGGATGCTGGTCGTGTCGAGCCAAGCGCCGCCGGGGTAACGCGGCGGCGCGTCGGGGAGGCGCAACTGCTGAGTTTGGCCCTGCCCATCGGTAATAGCCAGCAAGGGCCAGGCCGACGGCCCCACAATGCACTGCAAACCCTCAGGGCAGTACGTGGTAGTCAGGTCTTCGAGCTGAATGGTAAGCTCCCGGCTGCTGGTGCTGGGCAAAAAAGCCTGCTGACGATAATGCAGAGCAAAGTCCTTATCGAAGTCGACAGCAAAGTCGGGGGCCGGGACCTGGGGAACGACCGTCGATTTCCGGCAGGCGCCAAGGCCCAGCGCCAAGGCCAATATGAGTATTGTTGATTTCATTATGCAGGCAATAGTGACAGGTGGCAGCGGCGGCCCGCACGCAGGCCCTGTAGCGTGAGCGAAGCCCCAGGCAAATGGTTGCATGTGGCCCTCGTACTATTTGGCTTTACCTTGCGTAGCGGCACCAGGCCCGTTTTTATTTCCATCATGCACAACAATTATTATTTTCTGCGCCAGCTGGCCCCGGCTCTTACCCAGCAGTTGGCTGGCTTTCGGGTCGTAACCTGCTTTTCCCAAGAAAAAGACGAGCTGGTCATTGGTCTGACCAATGGCGAAGCCGAGTTTTGGTTCAAAACTCAGCTCTCCGCCGGTTTTACGGCCCTGGCGCTGCCTGAAACGTTTCACCGGGCCCGCACCAACTCGGTAGACCTGTTGCCCGGCTTGCTGGGCCGGGAGGTGGCCGATGTCAGCGTATTTCCCCACGACCGGGTGCTCCAACTCAACTTTCGGGACGGCGCGACGCTACAGTTCAAGCTCTACGGGCCGAGGCCCAACGCCGTATTCCGGGCCGCCCCCGAAGCCACGGCCGAGCTGTTTCACCAGCGCTACCTGGCTGATGCCGACCTGGCCCCCGCCCCCGAGCCCCTCCCCGACCCGCATAACCCGCTGCGCAGCTACCCGGCCCTGGGCGACGTGCCCCCACGCTACTTACGCGCCCACGGCTACGACGCAGCTGATGCAGCCACTCGCCAGCAGTTGGTGCAGGAAGTAGTGGCCCGGCTCGAAAACCCGCCCCACTTTTACCTGACCGCCATTGAGGGCAAAACCCGCCTGACGTTGCTGCCCGTCGGCGACGTGGAGCAGACCCTGGCTCCCAACCCGGTAGCGGCCCTGCGCTTGTTTGTGCCGCTAACGCTGGGCCGCCGGGCCTACGAAAACGAGCTGCGGCAGGTGCGGCAGGAACTGGAAAAGCGGGCCGAGGAAGCTACCATCAGCGCCAGCCAGGCCCGTACCCGCCTTTACGCCCTGGAGCACACGGCCGGCTACCGCCAAACCGCCGACCTGATTATGGCCAACCTGACCAATATTCCGGCCGGGGCCGCCCAGGTGGAAGTCGTGGATTTTTACCAGGACAACCAGCTGCGCACCATCAAGCTCAAGACGACGGAAACGCCCCAGCGCACGGCCCAAAACCTGTACCGCAAGGCCAAAAACCAGAAGATTGAAACCGAGCAGCTGCAGGAGCGCATCGAGCGGCGCGAAACCGAAGCCCTCTGGTGCCTGGAGCGCCTGGAGGAACTGGCCGCCATTACCGACCTGCGCACGTTGCGCACCTGGCGCAAAACCCACGACCTGCAGCCCGAAACCAAGGCTAAGGAAGCCGCCGAGCTTCCCTTCAAGGTGTTTACCGACAGCGGTTACACCATTCTGGTGGGCCGCAACGCCCAAAATAACGACCTGCTTACTCAGCGCTATGCCCACAAGGACGACTTGTGGCTGCACGCCAAGGACGTAACCGGCTCTCACGTGGTCATCAAGCAGAAAGCCGGCCACACCACGCCCGAGCCGGTCGTGGAGCGGGCGGCCCAGCTGGCGGCTTGGTACTCGCGCCGCAAAAACGATTCGCTCTGC
Above is a genomic segment from Hymenobacter cellulosivorans containing:
- a CDS encoding Spy/CpxP family protein refolding chaperone, producing MKYLLRGAMAVFLLVGLHASSLAQGGRHQGSGGRLSQLENAKIAYLTDKISLTQDQAQRFWPIYNEFSDKRRDVARRMRQLRTENPDGLSDQQIKDNLTQALALRQTEVNLEKEYFDKFQKVLTIRQVGKLFLAERDFTKEVLKRVADRRGGPAPGAGQYAGPPEDK
- a CDS encoding aspartate aminotransferase family protein, whose product is MLTPRQLFLRHQAQTSDFPLLLEIERAEGVYMYDTTGRRILDLISGIGVSNVGHRHPRVIQAIQNQLDKYLHLMVYGELVQAPPAELAYALHQTLPEHLDSVYFTNSGAEAIEGALKLAKRYTGRTELISCHNAYHGSTHGALSITGSEGFKNSYRPLLPDVRHIHFNELADLEMITERTAAVVVETVQGEAGVRVPAPGYLPALRRRCQQVGALLILDEIQCGFGRTGSFWAFEQFGVEPDILVCAKGMGGGMPIGAFISSQPIMAGFKTNPILGHCTTFGGHPVSCAASLATLRVIQEENLLADVHEKAARFRRLLQHPAIRQVRGHGLLMAVEFDSFAVLKPIIDHALEHEGILTDWFLFCDNSLRIAPPLTITVDEIEEGCAALLRAIASCC
- a CDS encoding tellurite resistance TerB family protein — its product is MFGFFENEQTKKVKSHLMNLAALAKADGHIDEREMNFIVAVGKKNGMRADDVRSIVANSGSVNLVLPDNDSERFDQIFDLVDMMLADGIVDDHEMDFCIGMAEKLGFRKAIVGVLVRKISIGVKDGLPREQIKTESESFLNYNGTHPKGSGL
- the pfkA gene encoding 6-phosphofructokinase — encoded protein: MKRIAVFTSGGDSPGMNACIRAVVRTAVYHGIEVYGIMRGYSGMIKGEFVKLDSASVANTVQKGGTILKSARSQKFQTKEGRQQAFDQLVNNGIDGLVAIGGNGTFTGATIFEQEFGIPTVGAPGTIDNDLYGTDYTIGYDTAVNTALEAIDKIRDTADSHDRCFFIEVMGRDSGYIAIPCAIGGGAEIVMIPETQMSTEAVIDTLKAGWKRSKTSFIVVVAEGDEEGNSHAVAKQVKEAIPELDTRVTIIGHVQRGGSPTAADRLLGSQIGIAAVEGLMNGMRNVMAGIVDRKLVYTPFSDTIHKKKLINQTFMRMVEILSV
- the miaA gene encoding tRNA (adenosine(37)-N6)-dimethylallyltransferase MiaA — encoded protein: MNLLPGPAPQHPTLLVISGPTAVGKTALCVQLAQYYQTDIISADSRQFFRELSIGTAKPTPAEMQGVTHHFINSHSITEDYNAGRFEADCLALLDKLFEKHRVVILTGGSGLYLQAVTEGLDEMPLADLTVRAALQQELAEHGLAPLVAELERLDPVTYARIDRQNHQRVVRALEVTRSTGQPFSSFHTPKVAKERPFQTVKIALNRDREELYQRIDLRVDQMLEAGLLAEATGLLPYRHHNALQTVGYQEIFGYLDGLYDWPEAVRLLKRNTRHYAKRQLTWLRRDAEYQWVHPEAVKL
- a CDS encoding glycosyltransferase, which produces MRTLIFTVTTDLNYDQRMQRICGSLARHGYDVLLVGREWPTSRPLTPQPYRQHRLRCWQNKGKLFYLEFNLRLLLYLFGQRAAAWCAIDLDTALPVWLRARFGGQPFIYDAHELFTEVPEVVARPAVQRLWRAVERFIVPRATLAYTVGPALAQVFEQRYAKPFKVVRNISRLTPAELPPAPTTAPAGGYILYQGALNAGRGLEALLDAMPQVPGRLVICGEGDLSQALRERAAALGLLDSGKVDFRGFVLPAELREITSQATVGIMLLENQGLSYYYSLANKFFDYLHAGIPQLIVDFPEYRHLNEQYEVAEVVELTPASIAAALNGLLHQNPARYYELALNCRRARQEFNWQREEQHLVALYQALWASQPVSVSA